Below is a genomic region from Burkholderia pyrrocinia.
AGCGGCTGCCGCGCTTGTATTGCACGTCCGCTGGCGTGCCGAGCCACTTGCCCGACCACTCGGGCACGCTGCTGTCCTTGCTCGCGGCGCGGACCGCGCCCATCGGGGTCAACTGGCCGTCGAGCGCCTTCAGGTCGTCCGGCGTGACCTTCGGGAACGACGCCGTCGCGACGAGCGCGCAAGCGGCCATCACCGACGCGCGCATGAGGGGGAGACGAATTCGCTTCATGACTAATCCTCTTCTTGCTGAGTGACGAGCGGCCGGGCCGCTCAGAAGTGGTAGGTCGCCGTGGCCAGCACGTAGTCGCGATCGGCGAGCGGCCGCGTGGCAGGGTTCGGCGAACCGAGGAACTTCGCGTAGACGAGCGACAGCTGCAGGTTGCTCAGGCGCGTAAAGGTCACGCCGGCGGTCACGCGATGGTCGCCCTGGCCCGTCAGCGAGCCGAGCGCGCCGGCGAGCGGCGACGTGCCCGTCAGGTCGTGCGTGTAGGTCAGCGGCACGTCGAGATCCCAGCCGTTGAACACGTTCTTGTAGCTGAGCGTCCACGCGATCTCCATCGCGAGCGCGTTGCGCGAATTCGCGAGCGTGGTCGACCCGTCGAGTTCCGAGATGCTGCCCGCGTGCACGTACGTGAGTTCGCCGACCAGCGACTGCGAGTTCGCGAGGAAGCTCGGCCCGATCGAGTAGATGCCGGACAGGTTGGTCTGCAGCACGTTCGCGCGCGTCGACTGCGGGCCCGTCGCGGTGTTGACGAGCACGGCCGCACCCTGGCGGTACGACACTTCGCCCGCGACGTTCACGGGGCCGACCTGCGTCGAGAAGCTCGCGCCGGTCAGCTTGATGTTGCTGAAATACTTCTGTTGGTACTGGAGCGTCGGGAAGAACGTCGTGACGACGCTCGGGTTCATGTCGTTGTAGTGCAGGTGGTACAGGCCTAGCTCGGTGTCGCCGAGCACGCGGAAGCGCGCGCCGATCCCCCACTGGTTGCGTGCGCTCGGCTTGTCGTCGGGGCCGCGCGGAATCTGCATCCCGCCCGGGCCGATGATGTACTGCGCGCCGGGGCCAACCACGTCCGAATAGCTCCAGTAGGTGCCCGGCGCGGTGAGGCGGTTCTCCTTGAACGCGAACTGGTAATACGCGAGCAGGCTGAAGTTCGGCGTGATCTGCCACTGCGTCGAGATCTGCGGCACGGGCAGCAGGATGTCCTTCACCTCGGCGCCGGCCATATACGACTTGGTCGCGTCGGCGGGGCCCTGCGCACCCGCGATGTTCGGGAAGAACAGGCTTTCGCCCCACGCGACGACCTGGTCGCCGACCTTCACGTTCAGGCTCGTCGAGCCGAGGTGGAACGTGTTGTACGCATACGCGGCGAGCAGCGTCGTGTGGCCGCCCGACCAGTAGCGCGCATCGCTCGTGAAGTTGTTGTACTGGCCCGAGTGGTTCACGGTGCCCGGCGCGTCGTTGTAGTTCGGGTGGTGGTACGCCTGGTCGTAGAACGTGTTCGCGCGGACGAACACACCCCAGTCGTCGTGCTTCAGGTTCACTTCGCCGAGCAGGCTGACCTGGTTCTCGATCAGCTTGTTCTTCGCGAAGTTGCGGTCGCCGTCGTCGCCGTTGATGTTCGCCGGCGTCAGCAGATTGCCGCTCGGTGCACGCGTGCGCATGCCGAGGCCGTAACTGAGCGTGAACGTGTAGTCCAGCGTCGTGTCGGCGCCAAGCTCGATCGTGCTGCCGGCGTGCGCGTTGGGAACGGCGCACGTCAGCAGCGCGGCGGCCAGCGTCGACAGCGTGGCGGTTGCCCGCTTGTCGGTACGGCGCGAAATCCGTTGATGCATGGTGTCTCCTCTTGGGGGTATCGACGACGGTCGACTATGTGTTGTCGTGAGAGGCAGAGTAGGGAGATCGCGGTAGCAGGGAATCGTCGAAATGAACTAGATGACTTCCCTAGGACTGGAAACGATTAGCCCCGCACCGCTTGCATTGCGGGCATCAACGCGCGGCCGCCTGCGCGGCGGTCAGGAACGCGGGCCGCTCGCCGCCGCCGTCGAGCCGCAGGTTCGTTCCCGACGTGTACGACGCGTCGGGCGACGCGAGGAACAGGCATGCGGATGCGACGTCGTCGGGCGTCGCGAGCCGCCCGGCGGGAATCGTCGCGCGGATCGCGTCGAGCGCCGTGTCGTCGCCGTAGTGGCCTTCGGTGGCCGATTCCGTCTGCACGAGGCTCGGGCTGATCGCGCACACGCGCACGCGCGGCGCCCACTCGACCGCGAGCGACGTGACCGCGTTGACGAGGCCCGCTTTCGCGGCGCCGTACGCGGCTGTGCCCGGCGACGGCCGCGACGCGCTGACGCTTGCGATGAACAGCATCACGCCGCCTTCGGGCTGCGGCTGCATGATCGCGTTCACGCGCTGCGCGAGTTGCAGCGGCGCGATCAGGTTCAGTCGCACGATCGATTCGGTGAAGCGCGGCGACGCGTCGGCCGCGAGCGCGAACGGCGAGCCGCCCGCGTTGTTGACGAGCACGTCGAGGCCGCCGGCTGCATCGCGGATCGTCGCGAGCATCGCGTCGACCTGCTCGATGTCGCGCAGGTCGGCCGCGACGAACGCCGCCGTGCGGCCGCCGGCCGAAGGCGGCGTATCGGGCGCGCTGCGTCCGCAGACGAACACGCGCGCCCCCGCCGCGAGAAACCGTTCGGCGATGCGCCCCCCGATGCCCTTGGTGCCGCCCGTCACGAGCACCGTCTTGCCGCTGTAGTCGAATCCGTTCATCGTCAGCCTCCGTTTCGGTGGGCCGATGATAGGAAGAAGCGCGCGCGGCTTCGTAGTCTGAAAGGATGATGCCGGCCGGCGCCGGCGGCGCAATCATCGTGGCCAGGCATCCATCGAACGACGAAGGAGACAACCCGCGATGACGATCCCCACGACGCCGCCGGCCGGCATCTTCACCGACGTACCGGGCGGCTTGCGCCTGCACCACTACGAGGCGGGCGAGGGCCGGCCGGTGGTGTTCATCCACGGCAGCGGGCCGGGCGCCAGCGGCTTCAGCAACTTCAAGCACAACGTCCCGGCGTTCGCGGCGGCGGGCTATCGCGCGATCGTCGTCGACCTGCCCGGCTACGGGCAATCGTCGAAACCGTCCGACGTCGCCTATACGCTCGATTTCTTCGTCGGCGCGCTGCATGCGCAGCTCGACGCGCTCGGCATCGGGCCGGCCGTGCTGCTCGGCAACTCGCTCGGCGGCGCGATCGCGCTGAAATACGCGCTCGACTATCCGGACGAAGTCGACGGGCTGATCATGATGGCGCCGGGCGGCGTCGAGGATCGCGACACCTATTTCCGGATGGAAGGGATCCAGCGCATGGTGAAGCTGTTCACCAATCGCCAGATGAATGACGACACGATGCGCGAGCTGCTGACGCTGCTCGTGCACGACCCGGCGATCGTCACCGACGCGCTCGTTGCCGAGCGGATGAAGGTGTGCGTCGAACAGCCGACCGAAGTGCTGTCGACGATGAGCGTGCCGAACCTGACCGACGCGCTCGGTGACCTGCGCAGTCCGGTGCTCGGTTTCTGGGGCACGGACGACCGCTTCAATCCGGTCGGCGGTGCGCTGAAGTTCCTCGAACGCTGCCGCGACGCGCGCTTCGTGCTGATGAACCGGTGCGGCCACTGGGTGATGGTGGAACACGCCGCTTACTTCAATCGGGAATGCCTCGATTTTCTTGCGACGCGGAATACGCGATAACGCCGGATGCCCTTGAAGGCCGCCCCGGCATGGGCCGCCCATCCGAATCCACGGAGACACCATGAAACTCATCGAAGAACTGTTCGACCTGCGCGGCAAGGTGGCCGCGATCACCGGCGGCGCGCGCGGTATCGGCGCGGAAACGGCGCGCACGCTGGCCGCGGCCGGCGCGAGCGTCGCGATCCTCGACGTGCTGTCGCAGCCGGCGGAAGCGCTGGTCGAGGAAATCCGCGCGCAGGGCGGCGAGGCCGCGTTCTGGTCGCTCGACGTGACGCAGGAGGCCAACGTGTCGCGCGTGTTCGGCGAGATCGTCGCGCGCTTCGGGCGCCTCGACGTGCTCGTGAACAACGCGGGTATCGAAGGGCACAACGTGCCGACGCACGAACTCACGCTCGCGCAATGGCAGCGCGTGCAGGACGTGAACGTCAACGGCGTGTTCCTGTGCACGCGCGCGGCGATTCCGCATATCGACGCGGCCGGCGGCGGGTCGATCGTGAACCTGTCGTCGATGTACGGGATCGTCGGCGGCCCCGACGTGCCCGCGTATCACGCGTCGAAGGCCGCGGTGCGGATGATGGCGAAGGTCGACGCGATGCTGTATGCGGCGAAGAACATCCGCGCGAACTCGGTCCACCCCGGCTATATCCGCACGCCGATGCTCGAGGATGCGTTCCGACAGATGGGGCAGGACCCCGACAACGTGTTCGGTTATCTGCAGACGCACGTGCCGATGGCGAAGATCGGCAGCCCGCGCGACATCGCGGCCGGCATCCTGTATCTCGTGTCGCCGGCCGGCCGTTACGTGACCGGCGCGGAACTCGTGATCGACGGCGGGTACACCGCGCGCTGACGCGACACGGTACGCGCAACGGAACAGGAGGCAGGCAATTGAAAGTGCTCGTGGCAGTGAAACGCGTGGTCGACGCGAACGTGAAGGTCGGCGTGAAATCCGACCGGACCGGCGTCGACATCGCGAACGTGAAGATGTCGATGAACCCGTTCGACGAGATCGCGGTGGAAGAGGCCGTGCGGTTGAAGGAGGCCGGTGTCGCGACCGAGGTGGTCGCCGTGTCGGTCGGCGTCGCGCAGGCGCAGGAGACGTTGCGCACGGCGCTCGCGATCGGCGCGGATCGCGCGATCCTCGTCGAATCGAATGAAGGCGTCGAGCCGCTCGGTGTCGCGAAGGTGCTGAAGGTGCTGGTCGATCGGGAGCAGCCTTCGCTCGTGATCCTCGGCAAGCAGGCGATCGATGACGATTCGAACCAGACCGGGCAGATGCTGGCCGCGCTCGCGGGTCTGCCGCAGGCGACGTTCGCGTCGAAGGTGGCGATCGCCGACGGCCGCGCGACGGTTGCGCGCGAAGTCGACGGCGGCGCGGAAACGCTGTCGCTTCAACTGCCGGCCGTGGTGACCGCGGACCTGCGTTTGAACGAACCGCGCTACGTGACGCTGCCGAACATCATGAAGGCGAAGAAGAAACCGCTGGAAGTCGTGAAGCCGGAAGACCTTGGCGTGGATGTGACGCCGCGCGTGAAGGTGCTAAAGGTGAACGAGCCGCCGAAGCGCGCGGCCGGCGTGAAGGTGCCGGACGTGCAGACGCTGGTCGGGAAGCTGAAGACCGAAGCCAAGGTGCTGTAACAGGGAAGGGAACGCAACGAAATGACGATTCTGGTAATCGCGGAACACGACAATGCTTCGATCAAGGCCGCTACGTTGAATGCGGTGGCGGCGGCTCAGGCGCTTGGTGCAGCGGGCGGCGGCGATATTCACGTGTTGGTTGCGGGACACAACGCACAGGCAGCGGCGGACGCAGCAGCGAAGATCGCCGGTGTTTCGAAGGTGCTGCTGGCCGACGCGCCGCAGCTCGAAGCGGGTCTGGCGGAGAACGTCGAAGCGACTGTGATGAACGTCGCGAAGACTTACTCGCACATCCTCGCGCCGGCGACGGCCTACGGCAAGAACGTCGCACCGCGTATCGCCGCGAAGCTGGACGTCGCGCAGATCTCGGACATCACGGCGGTCGATTCGGCCGATACGTTCGAACGCCCGATCTACGCAGGCAACGCGATCGCGACGGTGCAGTCGACCGATCCGGTCAAGGTGATCACGGTGCGTGCGACGGGTTTCGATCCGGTTGCGGCCGTTGGCGGCAGCGCAGCGGTCGAGAAGAACGAAGCGGCGGCCGACGCAGGCAAGTCGCAGTTCGTGAGCCGTGAAGTGACGAAGCTGGACCGTCCGGAGCTCACCGGCGCGAACATCGTCGTGTCGGGCGGGCGCGGCCTCGGCAGCGGCGAAAACTACACGAAGGTGCTGGAGCCGCTGGCCGACAAGTTGCACGCCGCACTCGGCGCGTCGCGTGCGGCAGTCGACGCGGGCTACGTGCCGAACGACTACCAGGTCGGCCAGACCGGCAAGATCGTCGCGCCGCAGCTGTACATCGCGGTGGGCATCTCGGGTGCGATCCAGCATCTGGCCGGCATGAAGGATTCGAAGGTGATCGTCGCGATCAACAAGGATCCGGAAGCGCCGATCTTCAGCGTGGCCGATTATGGCCTCGTCGGCGATCTGTTCACGCTCGTGCCGGAAGCGGTCGCGGCGCTCTGACGATGCCGCTGTTCGAATTCAACGGGATGCGGCCGCGCGTCGATCCGTTCGCGTATGTCGACCCGAGCGCGGTCGTGATCGGCGACGTGACGATCGGCGCGCGCTGCTACATCGGCCCGCATGCGAGCGTGCGCGGCGACTTCGGCGCGATCGTCGTCGCCGACGGCAGCAACGTGCAGGACGGCTGCGTGCTGCATGTCGGGATCGGCGAGACGTGCCGGCTCGGCGTCAACAGCCACGTCGGCCATGGTGCGATCGTGCATGGCGCGACACTCGAACCGGACACGATGATCGGGATGAATGCGGTCGTGATGGACGGCGCAACGATCGGCGCGACGACGATCGTCGCCGCGTGCGCGTTCGTGAAGGCCGGGTACGACGTGCCGCGCGGCGTGCTGCTCGCGGGCGTGCCGGGGCGCGTCGTGCGGCGGCTGAGCGACGCGGAGATCGACGCGAAGGCGAATGGCACGCGGATCTATCAGCAGTTGGCGGCGGATTGTTTGAGGACGATCCGGCGGATCGACGGGTGAGCGGGGCGGTATCGAACGATTGCGTCACACATCGCCGTTGGCTTAAGATCGGCAGCAGTTCATCCCACGCCTTCAGCGCCAATGAAAACGAGCATAAGCCTGCGGGTCGCCGTCATTACCTCCGCCTTTGCGGTGTTCAACGCTTACATGCACATCCAGCAGTTCATCAGCGGCTGCATATGGGTCAGGGGCCATCACCGCTGCAGTTTCGAAAACAGCACGAATTTCGAAGGCTGGATGGATCTCGACCTGCTGATCACGTGTTGCTGGGTTGCCGCCGCCGTAGTGAGCTGGGTGACCGTCGCACAGGCGGGGAGGAAACCGGGGTAACTGTGCGACCCCCGTGTTCGATGAAACGAACGCGACATAAAGCTCGATCGAATCAGCTCTGTCAATCCGTGACAACGCGTATTCGCCGATCGATGGCGAAGCCGTTTCCGATCCATTCGAACCGGAAATGAACTCGCGAGGTGCTGTCGGCGGGAGAGATCATGGCGATCCTTGGCGACAGAAGCCGGTGAGCGCGGCACGTGCGACGCGTTCGGACCGGTCGTCAATCGTTGTGTTTTTTCCTTCCCTGCCGGGATAATTGACCGGCGTCGCGCGCGATGCGCGAGGGGAGGCTCCCATGCAATTTCCGACGGGATCGGTGGTCGCGCTCAGTTCGGCAGCCGCGACGATGTTTTCGATGGGCATGCTGTTTCTCGGCTACTGGGGATGGCACGAGCCGCTGCCCTGGCGGTTCGGCGACTACATCGTGATCCTGCCCGCACTGTCGGGCTTCGCGTGCCTCGCCAGCGTGCCGTTTCTCGCGACATCGCCGATGAAAACACCCGACGACGAGACGCGGATGTTCGTCGCGCGGCGCGTGTTTCTGTGCGGCGCGAGTGCGGTGTGGTGTGCGATCGTCGCGTCGCTGTTCGCGTGAGATCCGGATGTGGCGACGGTGGCCGGAATCGCCTGCGTCGAGCGGTTCGAAACGTCATGCGTGGGGCCGGAACGCACGGGTTTTACGCGTCGAACCGGGCCGCAGTTCCGGCTTTGATTTCCCCGATGCCGTGCACTAGATTCGAAGAATTCATGTGTCACAGCGCGCGAGGTGGAGCCATGACTCCGTGGGAAATTCAGGGTACCGAAATGATCAGTTGCAATTGCTCATACGGTTGTCCTTGCCAGTTCAATGCGTTGCCGACCAACGGCAATTGCGAAGCGATGGGCGCGATATCGATCGACGGCGGCCACTACGGCGACGTGGTGCTCGACGGTGTCAGGATCGCGGTCGTGTTTCAGTGGCCGGGGCCGGTCCACGAAGGCAAGGGCAAGTGCCAGCCGATCGTCGACGAGCGTGCCAGTCCGGCACAGCGCGAAGCGGTGCTGAAGATCATGACCGGTCAGGATACCGATCCGTTTGCGACGATGTTCTCGGTATATGCGTCGACGCTCGATCACGCGTTCGAGCCGATCTTCACGAGGATCGACTTCGACGTCGATGTCGATGCGCGGCGCGGCCGGATTCATGTCGAAGGCGTGTTCGACGTCGCGGGCGAACCGATCCTCAACCCGGTGTCGGGCGCCGAGCATCGCGTGCGGATCGACCTGCCGCAGGGTTTCGAATACGAGCTGGCCGAGATCGGTTCGGGTTCGGGGCGCTCGCAAGGCAATATCGCGTTGAATCTCGACGGAACCTACGCGCAGTTCGCGCGGCTGCACCTGAACAACCACGGGCTGATCCGGCATCGCGCCGCCGCATGACTCCGTTCGACACCTGGCTCGGGCGCGAGCGCGTCGTTACGCTGCTCGGCATGGCCGCGCTCGTCGGCGTGTGCTGGTTCTACCTGTGGACGGGCGCGGGAACCGGCATGTCGGCGCTGGACATGACGACGGTCGCGCTCTTCCCGCATCGGCTGACGGGCGACATGGGCAGCATGGATCCGTCGCTGCCGACCGTGATCGTGATGTGGTGGGTGATGATGATCGCGATGATGACGCCCAGCGCGGCGCCGCTCGTGATGCTGTACCGGCGCGTGCTGCGGCATCACGGCGCGGACGGTTCGGGGGCCGCGTTCACGTCCGTGTCGCTGCTGGCCGGTTATCTGACCGCATGGCTCGCGTTCTCGATCGGCGCGGCGTTGCTTCAGTTGCTGCTGCAGCCGGCCGGGCTGATCTCCGCGATGATGCTGTGGTCGAAGAGCGCCGTTCTTTCCGCGGTCGTTCTCGCGCTGGCCGGGCTCTATCAATTCTCGCCGCTGAAACGCGCGTGTCTTCGGCAATGCCGCGCGCCGGCCGGCTTTCTTGTCGCGCACTGGCGTCGGGGCGTCATCGGCAGTTTCCTGCTCGGCGCACGCCACGGCATGTATTGCGTGGGCTGCTGCTGGTTGCTGATGGCGCTGCTGTTCGTCGGCGGCGTGATGAATGTCGTCTGGATTGCCGCGCTGTCGCTGTTCGTGTTCGCGGAAAAAGTCCTGCCCGGCGGCGATCTTGTCGGGCGCGTGCTGGGCGTCGTGCTGATTGCCTGGGCCGGTGTGACGTTGCTTGTTTGAACGGCCATCCGGGTTCGCCAGTCATCCGCGATGCGCGATTTCCACGCGCAACGGAAACGTCTTCGGGCAACGGGAGACTTTCGATGAGGCAGCGGCATGCGCGAGCTGCCTCGACTGGAGCAAGCGACGTGCGGTCACGGCCGGCCTTTCACCATTCATGCTACGTAACGCCGGGCCGATGTTACGTCAGCGTCGCGGGGACGCAAGGGCGGATCGAACGGCAGAGCCGGGCCCGCATGCGATGCGTCGTGCCGGAAAGTGCCGTCGGCAAAGCCGCTGCGGCTCGGTTGCTGAATTGTTAACGAAGCCGATGAAGGTGGCACGGTAGATGCTTGCTGGAAGGTTCGCGCTGAATAGCTGACGGGGACTTCCATGCAAAATCATTTCATCAAGGCGAACGTTGCGCTCGCCGCCATTGCTGCGGCGTGTGCGCTGGCAGCGTGCGGCGGCAGCGACGTTACGGCGCCGAAGCTGGCCGGTGCCAACATCGGGACGAGTACGAGTGGCACGAGCGGGACCAGTGGTACCAGTGGGAGCAGCGGTACTAGCGGGACCAGTGGCACGAGCGGAACCAGCGGCACGAGCGGGAGCAGTGGTACTAGCGGAACCAGCGGAACCAGTGGCACGAGCGGGAGCAGTGGTACTAGCGGAACCAGCGGCACGAGCGGAACCAGCGGCACGAGCGGAACCAGCGGCACGAGCGGAACCAGCGGCACGAGCGGAACCAGCGGCACGAGCGGAACCAGTGGCACGAGCGGAACCAGCGGCACAAGCGGCACCAGTGGCACAAGCGGGACGAGTGGCACGAGCGGCACCAGCAGCGGCACCAGCGGCGGCACCAGCGGAATCGGCGGCACAAGCGGAACCAGCGGCACCCCCGGCACGAACGGCATCATCAGTTCCGTCGGCTCGGTCGTCACGGACGTGGGCGTCACGATAAGCGGCGCGAGCCTGCCAGGTGGCGTCAGCAAGGGCGTGACCGCCGGGCCGGCCGACACGGTCACCGGCGTCGGCACGATCGTCCGCGATACGTCGAACGCGCTGAGCAACGGCATCGGCCAGATCGGTTTCACGCCGAACCCGGTCGGCACGACGGTCGCCGGCCTCGGCACCGTCGTCGGCTCGACCAGCAACCCGGTCGCCGGTCTCGGCGAAACGGTGAAGGCGCTCGGCTCCGGCCCGCTGTCGCCGCTGGCGCCGATCACGACGCCGGTCGGTGTCCTGCTCGACACGGTGGCCGGCGGTCTGAAGTCGGGCGGCACGATGCTCGGCTCGGCCCTGTCGTCGGGCCCGGTCCAGCAGGCGACGCAGGCGCTCAGCACGGCGATCACGCCGCTCGTGACGACGGCCGGCCAGCTCACGCAACAGGTCGGCACGGCAACCGGCCTCGGCCAGCCGGTCGCCGGCCTGCTCGGGCAAATCGGCGGGGCAATCACGTCGGCCGGATGGAAGGTGACATCCACGTCGCCGCAGCCGGTCGTTAGCGGTGTCGGCGACCTCGTCCGTGCAGTCGGCAATACGGTGACCAACGTGGGCGGTCTCGTGAACCCGAGCGGCGCGAACGGCGCGGTGCCGATCGCCGGCCTGGTGACGAGCGTGGTCGGCGGCATGCCGGCGGCCGTGCACAGCGGCTCCGCGACCGGCACGGGCGGCGGCACGCCGTTGGGCAGTCTCGCCAATCCGCTCGCGCCGGTGACATCGCTGGTGGGCGGCCTGCTCGGCGGCGCGGTCGGCAAATAACCGAGCGGCGCCGAACGTCACAGAGGCAACCGGCCGAATGGCCTTGGTCGGCCGGCCGGCATCGGCCGCCCAAAGTTCGGGACGGGATCTGTCGGACGGTCATGAAAACCCGGCCAGCTACTTGCGGCCGCCATCGAACTTCGACGGCGGCCGCGCCAGCCCGCGCGCCGACAGCGGCGTCGACATCACGATCGACGTGCGCGTTTCGCCGTACAGGTTGATGCGTTCGATCAACTGTTCGAGGTGGGTCATGCTGGTGGCGACGAACCGCATGACATACGAGTCGGCTCCCGTCACGTGATGGCATTCGACGACTTCGGGAATCGTCTCCAGCAGCTTGAGGAATTTCGCTTTCGCCGGTTGCGGCACCGTGATGCCGATCAGCGCGCTCACCGGATAGCCGGCCGCGGCCGGATTGATCCGGGCCGTGTAGCCCTCGACGACGCCGGCAGTTTCAAGACGCTTCACGCGTTCGGTCACCGCCGGCACCGACAGGTGCACCTGGCGGGCCAGCTCCGTATAGCTGATGCGGCCGTTGGCCTGCAACAGCGCCAGTACCTTCCAGTCCAGATCGTCCATCGCGGCGGAATTTTTTAAGGCGGAGTGGCCATTTTTCCTTAAAAACCGCATTCAGCGGTGACCGGACTTTCCCTACGATGCCTGTTCAACCCGTTGCATGTCGCAAGGAGCAGGCGATGCTGTTCATCAAGTCCGTCGTGATGGGGCTGTCGATCGCGGTGCCGGTCGGCCCGATCGGCATGCTGTGCATTCAGCGCAGCCTGAGCCGCGGCTTTCAGGCCGGGTTCGCGACGGGTGTCGGCGCCGCGTGCGCCGATGCGATCTACGGCCTGCTCGGCGCGCTGGGCATCGCGGGCATCGTCACCGCATTCCCGATGCTGACCGTCGGCCTGAAGATCGGCGGCGGCGCATTCCTCGTGTGGCTTGCGTGGACCATCGCGCGCCAGGCGCCGGCCGCGTCGGCGCTGCAACGCGACCTGCCGCGCACGACCGTCCTGCGCGATTTCCTGACGACGTTCGGCCTCACGCTGTCGAACCCGATGACGATCCTGTCGTTCGTCGGGATTTTCGCGGCGCTCGGCCCGCTGTCGGGCACGCGTGAAGGCGCGATGTGGCCGGCCGTGGCGCTGATGGTCGCCGGCGTGTTCATCGGTTCCGCGACCTGGTGGCTGTGCCTGAGCAGCGCGACCGCCGCGCTGCGCACGAAGATGTCGTTCGCGTTCATGCACGGGCTGTCGCGCGTGTCGGCCGTCGTCATCGCGGCATTCGGCGCGATCCAGTTGGTCGCGGGCATGCGCGGCCTTGTCTAGTCCTGAAGCGGGGCATCGCCTTTCGACCGGATGTCGTCGAGAACCTTCTGCAGGTGCGCCAGCAGTTCGAGCATCACGGCTTTCCGAAAGTACTGGTTCATTCGCGTGCTGACGACGATATCGGTCGGCAGCGCTTCGATCGCATGTCGAACCGACTGCAGATCGTCGGCGAGCCGCACCAGCGCGTCGCGATGCCACGTGCCCACCGCAACCGCGATCTCGTCCGGCCAGAAACCGAACGCGTCGATGCCGCAGCATGCGGCGACACAATCCGTCTCCAGCGCGTCGATCAACGGCATGACCGCGGCCAGATACGGATCGATCGCGACCGCATGCCCCTGGCCATTCGCCAGATCACCGAATTCGATCCAGCGATCCTGGCCGATGCTGATGTCGTCCTTGTGCGGTTTTCGGTTCATCGGTCGATCCTCGCCGGGCTCAATTCAACGCCCGCAAATGCGCGCGCACGAAGCGTGCGATCTCCTGGCTCAGTTCCCTATCCTCCGGCGCGCCCATGAACCCGCCATGCGGCATCCCTTCGAACACGTGAAGCTCGGTCGGCACCTGCGCGCGGCGTAATGCGCGATGCAGGCGCACGGCGTTCGACAGGAACAGGTCGCGCGTGCCGCTCTGGATGAACGTCGGCGGAAAGCCGGCGGAAAAATCGCCGAACAGTGGCGACAGATACGGATGCGCGAGATCGGCGCCGTTCGCATAGAGCAGGTTGTTCGACATCAGCGATGCGGGCAGCACGACATCGACGAGCCGGTTGGTCTCGAAGCTGTCGCCGGATTCCGTCAGGTCGGCTTCCGGCGACAGCAGCACGAGCGCAGCCGGCAGCGGCCAGCCTTCGTCGCGGGCGCGCAGCACCATCGCGGCGGCGAGATTGCCGCCGGCCGAGCGGCCGCCGATGACGATGTTTTCCGGCGCAAAGCGTTCGAGCACATACGCATACGCCGCGATGCAATCGTCGAGCGCGGCCGGATACGGATGCTCGGGCGGCAGGCGGTAGTCGACGCCGTAGCATCGAATGCCGAGCCGGTCGGCCTGCATCTGCGCGCCGGCGCGGCACGCGTCGCCGCCGCCGAAGATCAGCGCGCCGCCATGCAGGTCGATATACGCACATTCGCCGGAAGCCGGGGCTTCGGGCGTCGCGACGTGCACGTCCGCATCGCCTGCGCGGATCGTCTCGACGCTCGACCGCAGATACCCGCCGAGCTTCGCGACGGCGGCTGCGTAATGCGCATCGGTGGCCGTCTTGACGCGCATCCACGCGTCGATATCGTCCGGCGCCGGCATCACGTGCAGCGCGTTCAGCGGCACGCCGTCGTCGCCGACGAGCCGCTGCAACGCGGTGCGCGCTTCGTCGCTGATCGAGGTCGGGAAGGGAACGACACGGCGCGGCAGCAAGACGCCGTCGGGTTTGTCTTTCATCTATCGATTTCCAT
It encodes:
- a CDS encoding DUF2182 domain-containing protein, whose translation is MTPFDTWLGRERVVTLLGMAALVGVCWFYLWTGAGTGMSALDMTTVALFPHRLTGDMGSMDPSLPTVIVMWWVMMIAMMTPSAAPLVMLYRRVLRHHGADGSGAAFTSVSLLAGYLTAWLAFSIGAALLQLLLQPAGLISAMMLWSKSAVLSAVVLALAGLYQFSPLKRACLRQCRAPAGFLVAHWRRGVIGSFLLGARHGMYCVGCCWLLMALLFVGGVMNVVWIAALSLFVFAEKVLPGGDLVGRVLGVVLIAWAGVTLLV
- a CDS encoding collagen-like triple helix repeat-containing protein → MQNHFIKANVALAAIAAACALAACGGSDVTAPKLAGANIGTSTSGTSGTSGTSGSSGTSGTSGTSGTSGTSGSSGTSGTSGTSGTSGSSGTSGTSGTSGTSGTSGTSGTSGTSGTSGTSGTSGTSGTSGTSGTSGTSGTSGTSGTSGTSSGTSGGTSGIGGTSGTSGTPGTNGIISSVGSVVTDVGVTISGASLPGGVSKGVTAGPADTVTGVGTIVRDTSNALSNGIGQIGFTPNPVGTTVAGLGTVVGSTSNPVAGLGETVKALGSGPLSPLAPITTPVGVLLDTVAGGLKSGGTMLGSALSSGPVQQATQALSTAITPLVTTAGQLTQQVGTATGLGQPVAGLLGQIGGAITSAGWKVTSTSPQPVVSGVGDLVRAVGNTVTNVGGLVNPSGANGAVPIAGLVTSVVGGMPAAVHSGSATGTGGGTPLGSLANPLAPVTSLVGGLLGGAVGK
- a CDS encoding Lrp/AsnC family transcriptional regulator; this encodes MDDLDWKVLALLQANGRISYTELARQVHLSVPAVTERVKRLETAGVVEGYTARINPAAAGYPVSALIGITVPQPAKAKFLKLLETIPEVVECHHVTGADSYVMRFVATSMTHLEQLIERINLYGETRTSIVMSTPLSARGLARPPSKFDGGRK
- a CDS encoding electron transfer flavoprotein subunit alpha/FixB family protein is translated as MTILVIAEHDNASIKAATLNAVAAAQALGAAGGGDIHVLVAGHNAQAAADAAAKIAGVSKVLLADAPQLEAGLAENVEATVMNVAKTYSHILAPATAYGKNVAPRIAAKLDVAQISDITAVDSADTFERPIYAGNAIATVQSTDPVKVITVRATGFDPVAAVGGSAAVEKNEAAADAGKSQFVSREVTKLDRPELTGANIVVSGGRGLGSGENYTKVLEPLADKLHAALGASRAAVDAGYVPNDYQVGQTGKIVAPQLYIAVGISGAIQHLAGMKDSKVIVAINKDPEAPIFSVADYGLVGDLFTLVPEAVAAL
- a CDS encoding LysE family translocator yields the protein MLFIKSVVMGLSIAVPVGPIGMLCIQRSLSRGFQAGFATGVGAACADAIYGLLGALGIAGIVTAFPMLTVGLKIGGGAFLVWLAWTIARQAPAASALQRDLPRTTVLRDFLTTFGLTLSNPMTILSFVGIFAALGPLSGTREGAMWPAVALMVAGVFIGSATWWLCLSSATAALRTKMSFAFMHGLSRVSAVVIAAFGAIQLVAGMRGLV
- a CDS encoding DUF1326 domain-containing protein produces the protein MTPWEIQGTEMISCNCSYGCPCQFNALPTNGNCEAMGAISIDGGHYGDVVLDGVRIAVVFQWPGPVHEGKGKCQPIVDERASPAQREAVLKIMTGQDTDPFATMFSVYASTLDHAFEPIFTRIDFDVDVDARRGRIHVEGVFDVAGEPILNPVSGAEHRVRIDLPQGFEYELAEIGSGSGRSQGNIALNLDGTYAQFARLHLNNHGLIRHRAAA
- a CDS encoding transferase hexapeptide repeat family protein, whose translation is MPLFEFNGMRPRVDPFAYVDPSAVVIGDVTIGARCYIGPHASVRGDFGAIVVADGSNVQDGCVLHVGIGETCRLGVNSHVGHGAIVHGATLEPDTMIGMNAVVMDGATIGATTIVAACAFVKAGYDVPRGVLLAGVPGRVVRRLSDAEIDAKANGTRIYQQLAADCLRTIRRIDG